The following coding sequences lie in one Montipora foliosa isolate CH-2021 chromosome 11, ASM3666993v2, whole genome shotgun sequence genomic window:
- the LOC137974623 gene encoding tetratricopeptide repeat protein 28-like, with translation MVDGKLEAVEQRMLELAIAISVEDRDREGRAHFHLGGAYLNLPDYQQAIKNYAQASHIFIEIGCKAEEGSAYGNLGNSYLSLGNFKQALEYYEKHLSIANEVGNRAGEGSAYGNLGNAYCNLGNSKQAIEYCEKHLSIAKEVGDRAGEGSAYGNLGNAYLSLGNFKQALEYYEKHLSIANEVGNRAGEGSAYGNLGNAYCNLGNSKQAIEYYEKQLSIAKEVRDRAGEGSAYGNLGRAYHNLGNFKQAIEYGEKHLSSAKEVGNRAGEGSAYGNLGNAYLNLGNFKQAIEYYEKCLSIAKDVGNRAMEGSTYGNLGNAYRSLGNYKHAIEYCEKHLSIAKEVGDRAGEGSGYGNLGNAYCDIGNFKQAIEYYEKHLSIAKEVGRRVSEGSAYGNLGNAYRNLSNFKQAIEYYEKSLSIVKEVGDRAGEGSTYGNLGNAYLKLGNFKQAIEYYERHLSIAKEVGDRAGEGLAYGNLGNTYFKLGSFKQAIEYCEKHLSIAKEVGNRAWEGSEYGNLGNAYLSLGNFKQAIEYYEKHLSIAKEVGNRASEGSAYGNLGNAYVSLGNFKQAIEYCEKHLSIAKEVGDRAGEGSGYVNLGNAYFNLGYFKEAMEYHEHSLSIFKEIGDWVGEGIAWYSLGRDHELLGSLSNALSCYRLSIKHFDKTRHSLKSEDEWKISFRDSCRVSYTALWSTLLKNGEIEEALYAAEKGRAQAFMDILKDQYGIDFPSFSAPAPNQTLTAALQLLPSQAVFVALDRNKVTFWVLRKDSKISFRQNEIANGSADMLMETILKGIGVRDGVRCENRSLDPLRSDLSYSKNLITEKTVLPSSSSINSLQPLYDVLLKPIADLLQGNELIVVPDGPFCLAPYSALSGFIRIRTVPSLTACNVIVGAPEDFHSKSGALLVGDPWLKEVTNKKGEPILEQLPYAKQEVEMIGQLLQTTPLTGKSATKSEVLKSMKSVALVHIAAHGCHKTGEIALAPNTERKSPIPKEEDFILKLSDVQTISLRARLVVLSCCHSGRGEVKSEGVVGIARAFLCAGARSVLVSLWAIDDEVTLLFMRSFYQHLLDGKSASTALQQAMKSFRESKQYCAIKHWAPFVLVGDDVTLEFPKK, from the exons ATGGTAGACGGGAAGTTAGAAGCTGTAGAGCAGCGAATGCTAGAGCTTGCCATTGCAATAAGTGTAGAAGACAGGGATCGTGAAGGAAGGGCTCATTTTCATCTCGGCGGTGCTTACCTCAACCTACCTGATTATCAACAGGCCATAAAAAATTATGCACAAGCATCGCATATTTTCATAGAAATAGGCTGCAAGGCTgaggagggatcagcctatggaaatctgggaaattcctatcttagtctaggtaattttaaacaggcccttgagtactacgaaaaacatcttagtattgctaacgAAGTGGGTAATAGGGCTGGCgaaggatcagcctatggaaatctgggaaatgcctattgcaatctaggtaattctaaacaagccattgagtactgcgaaaaacatcttagtattgctaaagaagtaggggatagggctggggagggatcagcctatggaaatctgggaaatgcctatcttagtctaggtaattttaaacaggcccttgagtactacgaaaaacatcttagtattgctaacgAAGTGGGTAATAGGGCTGGCgaaggatcagcctatggaaatctgggaaatgcctattgcaatctaggtaattCTAAACAAGctattgagtactacgaaaaacaacttagtattgctaaagaagtaagGGATAGGGCTGgcgagggatcagcctatggaaatctgggaagaGCCTATCACAATctcggtaattttaaacaagctattGAGTACggcgaaaaacatcttagttctgcaaaagaagtaggtaatagggctggggagggatcagcctatggaaatctgggaaatgcctatctcaatctaggtaattttaaacaagccattgagtactacgaaaaatgtcttagtattgcaaaagacgtaggtaatagggctatggagggatcaacctatggaaatctgggaaatgcctatcgcagTCTAGGTAATTATAAACACGCCATTGAGTActgcgaaaaacatcttagtattgctaaagaagtaggcgATAGGGCTGGCGAGGGATCAggctatggaaatctgggaaatgcctattgcgatataggtaattttaaacaagccattgagtactacgaaaaacatcttagtattgctaaagaagtagggcgTAGGGTTAgcgagggatcagcctatggaaatctgggaaatgcctatcgcaatttaagtaattttaaacaagccattgagtactatgAAAAAAGTCTTAGTATTgttaaagaagtaggggatagggctggcgagggatcaacctatgggaatctgggaaatgcctatctcaaactaggtaattttaaacaagccattgagtactacgaaagacatcttagtattgctaaagaggtaggggatagggctggggagggattagcctatggaaatctgggaaataccTATTTCAAACTAGGTagttttaaacaagccattgagtactgcgaaaaacatcttagtattgcaaaagaagtaggtaatagggcttgGGAGGGATCAGagtatggaaatctgggaaatgcctatcttagtctaggtaattttaaacaagccattgaatactacgaaaaacatcttagtattgcaaaagaagtaggtaatagggctagcgagggatcagcctatggaaatctgggaaatgcctatgttagtctaggtaattttaaacaagccattgagtactgcgaaaaacatcttagtattgctaaagaagtaggggatagggctggggagggatcaggcTATGttaatctgggaaatgcctatttcAATCTAGGttattttaaggaagccatggAGTACCATGAACACAGTCTTagtattttcaaggaaattggaGACTGGGTAGGAGAGGGAATCGCGTGGTATTCGCTAGGTCGTGATCATGAATTGTTGGGTTCCTTGAGTAATGCACTCAGTTGCTATCGTTTaagtataaaacattttgataaAACAAGGCATAGTCTGAAGTCAGAAGATGAATGGAAAATAAGTTTTCGTGATTCTTGTCGCGTGTCATACACTGCTCTGTGGAGTACACTTTTAAAGAACggagagattgaagaagctttgtaTGCAGCTGAGAAAGGTCGAGCACAGGCTTTCATGGATATTTTGAAAGATCAATACGGCATTGACTTTCCGTCATTTTCTGCACCTGCTCCGAATCAAACTCTTACAGCTGCGTTACAGCTTTTACCTTCACAAGCCGTTTTTGTGGCACTTGACCGGAACAAGGTCACGTTTTGGGTGCTAAGGAAAGACAGCAAGATCAGCTTTCGGCAAAACGAAATCGCGAATGGAAGTGCTGATATGTTGATGGAGACTATTTTGAAAGGGATCGGCGTAAGGGATGGTGTcagatgcgagaatcgttctTTGGATCCACTACGCAGTGACCTGTCTTACAGCAAAAATCTTATCACTGAGAAAACAGTTCTACCATCGTCATCCTCGATTAACTCTTTACAGccgttgtatgatgtcttactcAAGCCAATTGCAGACTTGCTGCAAGGAAATGAGTTAATCGTTGTTcccgatggaccattttgcttggctccataTTCTGCATTGAGTGGATTTATCAGGATCCGCACCGTTCCTTCGTTGACCGCTTGTAACGTGATCGTTGGTGCTCCTGAAGACTTCCACAGTAAGAGTGGCGCACTGCTTGTAGGTGATCCGTGGTTGAAGGAAGTTACTAACAAGAAAGGGGAGCCCATTTTGGAACAGCTTCCGTACGCAAAACAAGAAGTAGAGATGATTGGACAACTTCTGCAGACAACACCGCTGACTGGAAAAAGTGCCACGAAATCTGAGGTGCTGAAAAGTATGAAATCAGTTGCGTTAGTTCACATTGCAGCACATGGATGCCACAAAACGGGAGAAATCGCTTTAGCCCCAAATACCGAACGGAAATCGCCAATTCCCAAAGAGGAAGACTTCATTTTGAAACTGTCAGATGTTCAGacaatttctcttcgagcaagactagttgtgctgagctgttgtcacagtggccggggagaagtgaagtctgagggagtggtgggaattgcaagggctttcctgtgtgctggagctcggtctgttttggtgtcactctgggcaattgatgacgAGGTAACGTTGCTGTTCATGAGGAGCTTCTACCAGCACCTGCTAGATGGAAAAAGCGCAAGTACAGCTCTTCAACAAGCAATGAAATCTTTTCGAGAGTCAAAGCAGTATTGCGCTATAaagcactgggcgccatttgtgctggttggcgatgatgtcacgctggaatttccaaaaaaatg a